From the Maioricimonas rarisocia genome, one window contains:
- a CDS encoding M48 family metallopeptidase, producing MNRPFQPRPRRRPSDSSRRCFASLCLLALLPLAVAACHEMPMTGRQQLLLIPEEQEVLLGQRAYEKILSEQPLSRHPQYRQLVERVGRRIAAAAGRPDFDWEFHVLAGQQQNAFALPGGKVAIYEGMMPICANEAGLAVVLSHEIAHVLARHGAERMSQKSVVRGVGGLIDKVTREQEVPDQEKIVQVYGAASHLGVILPYSRKHETEADSIGLTLMARAGYDPREAPEFWERFAAASSGRPPEFLSTHPSDTHRARHLAGLLAKASTYYEHAETQFGLGEAIPHLPSSARMAARPTIDPQVQPAAVHAAASEATPASLIPAAHASVPAHESGVKPVPTGRRTGGNADPAADDESEEWELPRRTGTEPSLAPSTSEVESDGWVPTGRKVTRPQ from the coding sequence ATGAACCGCCCGTTCCAGCCGCGGCCGCGCCGCCGGCCCTCCGACTCGTCGCGCCGATGCTTCGCATCGCTGTGTCTGCTGGCACTGCTTCCACTCGCCGTGGCCGCATGTCACGAGATGCCGATGACCGGCCGCCAGCAGCTGCTGCTCATCCCCGAAGAGCAGGAAGTTCTGCTCGGTCAGCGGGCCTACGAGAAGATCCTGTCCGAGCAGCCCCTCTCGCGGCACCCGCAGTACAGGCAGCTGGTCGAGCGCGTCGGTCGCCGCATTGCCGCCGCCGCTGGCCGGCCCGATTTCGACTGGGAGTTCCACGTCCTGGCAGGTCAACAGCAGAACGCATTTGCACTGCCGGGCGGCAAGGTGGCCATCTACGAAGGCATGATGCCAATCTGCGCCAACGAGGCGGGACTGGCTGTCGTGCTCTCTCACGAAATTGCGCACGTCCTCGCCCGACACGGCGCAGAACGAATGAGCCAGAAGTCCGTCGTACGTGGCGTCGGTGGACTGATCGACAAAGTCACTCGCGAACAGGAAGTCCCCGACCAGGAGAAGATCGTTCAGGTCTACGGGGCCGCGTCGCACCTGGGGGTCATTCTCCCCTACAGTCGCAAACACGAGACCGAAGCCGACTCGATCGGTCTGACGCTGATGGCGCGCGCGGGATACGATCCGCGGGAAGCCCCCGAGTTCTGGGAGCGGTTTGCTGCCGCATCCAGCGGACGGCCGCCCGAGTTCCTTTCGACACATCCTTCCGATACGCATCGGGCCAGGCATCTGGCCGGCCTGCTGGCGAAGGCATCGACGTACTACGAGCATGCCGAGACCCAATTCGGACTGGGCGAGGCCATCCCCCACCTGCCTTCGTCCGCGCGAATGGCGGCCCGCCCGACGATCGACCCGCAGGTTCAACCGGCGGCGGTTCATGCCGCCGCTTCCGAAGCGACGCCGGCCTCGCTCATACCGGCTGCTCATGCATCGGTCCCGGCTCATGAAAGCGGGGTGAAGCCGGTCCCCACCGGACGCCGAACTGGCGGGAACGCCGATCCTGCCGCCGACGACGAATCGGAAGAATGGGAGCTTCCCCGCCGCACCGGAACCGAGCCGTCGCTCGCGCCTTCGACCAGCGAGGTCGAGTCGGATGGCTGGGTTCCCACCGGTCGCAAGGTCACCAGGCCGCAGTAA
- a CDS encoding carbon storage regulator, giving the protein MLVLSRKLNESITLPELGITITVVGVGTRRVKIGIDAPENVAIRRSEVLELQEQSVRRGSESELQPARPLVPGTPVPA; this is encoded by the coding sequence ATGCTCGTGCTGTCCCGCAAACTGAACGAGTCGATTACGCTTCCGGAACTCGGCATCACGATCACCGTCGTGGGCGTCGGAACGCGAAGGGTGAAGATCGGCATTGATGCCCCCGAAAACGTCGCCATTCGGCGCTCCGAAGTTCTGGAACTGCAGGAGCAGTCAGTGCGACGGGGCAGCGAGTCGGAACTGCAGCCGGCCCGTCCGCTGGTGCCCGGCACGCCGGTTCCCGCCTGA
- a CDS encoding tetratricopeptide repeat protein, which produces MRLSALFALVLMAAGCGSGENPTQTSAEQKAPETPATAASTETGQSATTTAQATPDAEPASNKVADASVPQLIALATRLMKKGDLGHAVTLLTRAIGADPTSVDAYVQRAAVFAKAKLLSRAIADLGKAIELKGNDPRLRNTRGYFYLTGQQYDEAEKDFNDAIGLDLNYPQPYNNRGLVRIARGQHEQAIKDFDAALRIDPEYVDAHNNRGFALLQIEKFDDAIAAFSEAIKLNDQYVNAWNNRGLARQKAGLHAEAAEDFTQAIALQPDNVKYYVHRSEAYADAGQEELAEQDRAYVVWLQKLADLNRAIGRSPRDSNHWVARGRHLIEQERLEQAMEDFNRALQLDPDNAVAYFSRAVVKLKQGETEDAIEDITVAVAREPGLHEAYSLRGDIYFDQGKFDEAIADYAAAKRLDRRVAQAYLLRSEERKANGQIQQAGADLERAVMLDPQLKTASAETESETE; this is translated from the coding sequence ATGAGACTTTCCGCGTTGTTCGCACTGGTTCTGATGGCCGCCGGCTGCGGCTCCGGGGAAAACCCGACACAAACGTCTGCCGAACAGAAGGCTCCGGAAACGCCGGCCACGGCAGCGTCGACCGAAACAGGCCAATCCGCCACGACCACGGCGCAGGCAACGCCGGACGCGGAGCCTGCCAGCAACAAGGTCGCCGATGCCTCCGTCCCCCAGCTGATCGCTCTGGCGACACGGCTGATGAAGAAGGGAGACCTTGGCCACGCAGTGACGCTCCTGACGCGGGCGATCGGCGCCGACCCGACCTCGGTCGATGCCTACGTGCAGCGGGCCGCAGTCTTCGCAAAGGCCAAACTGCTCTCGCGGGCGATTGCCGACCTCGGCAAAGCCATCGAGCTCAAGGGGAACGATCCCCGTCTGCGGAACACTCGCGGCTACTTCTATCTGACCGGCCAGCAGTACGACGAGGCCGAGAAGGACTTCAACGACGCGATCGGACTCGATCTCAACTATCCCCAGCCATACAACAACCGCGGACTCGTTCGGATTGCCCGCGGCCAGCACGAGCAGGCAATCAAGGACTTCGATGCCGCCCTGCGGATCGATCCGGAGTACGTCGATGCCCACAACAACCGTGGCTTCGCTCTGCTTCAGATCGAGAAGTTCGATGACGCCATCGCCGCCTTCTCCGAAGCGATCAAGCTGAACGATCAGTACGTCAACGCCTGGAACAACCGTGGGCTGGCCCGTCAGAAGGCCGGCCTGCACGCAGAAGCGGCCGAAGACTTCACCCAGGCCATCGCCCTGCAGCCGGACAACGTCAAGTACTACGTGCATCGCAGCGAAGCTTACGCTGACGCCGGTCAGGAAGAACTTGCCGAGCAGGATCGGGCATACGTCGTCTGGCTGCAGAAGCTGGCCGACCTCAACCGTGCGATCGGCCGCTCGCCCCGCGACTCGAACCACTGGGTTGCCCGCGGGCGCCACCTGATCGAGCAGGAGAGGCTCGAGCAGGCGATGGAAGATTTCAACCGGGCACTGCAACTTGATCCCGATAACGCCGTGGCCTACTTCAGTCGGGCGGTCGTGAAGCTCAAGCAGGGTGAGACCGAAGACGCCATCGAGGACATCACCGTCGCCGTGGCCCGCGAACCGGGCCTGCACGAGGCCTACTCGCTGCGTGGTGACATCTACTTCGACCAGGGCAAGTTCGACGAAGCGATTGCCGACTACGCCGCCGCCAAGCGACTCGATCGCCGCGTGGCCCAGGCGTACCTGCTCCGCTCAGAGGAGCGGAAGGCGAACGGCCAGATCCAGCAGGCGGGTGCCGACCTCGAGCGGGCCGTCATGCTCGATCCGCAGCTGAAGACCGCTTCGGCCGAAACGGAATCAGAAACGGAGTAA